CAAATACGTACGTTCTGAGTACAATATTTCAATCGGTAAAAAAAGTGCTGAAGGAGTGAAAAAAGAAATTGGATCACTTGTTAAGTACCCAGCAGAAAGATCAATGCAAGTTTATGGACGTGACATTGTTTCTGGACTACCAAAAGAAGCTAAAATCACTTCAGAAGAAGTACGTAACGTTTTACTAAACTCATTTAGTAAAATTACAGACTTATTAATTGAATTACTTGAGGAAACTCCACCAGAATTAGCTGGTGATATCATGAGAAATGGTATTACTATCTGTGGAGGAGGAGCATTAATTAGAAATATTGAAAAATATTTCATTGATATTTTCCAAATCCCAGCAAAAATCGCTAAAGAACCATTAGGTTGTGTAATCGAAGGAACTAAGATTTTTGAAAAAACTGTGAGAAGACGTTTAGAAAACGGACAGTATACTAAAGACGAAAAAAGTTTTCTTTCATTATAATTCGAATTAACAACAAGATAAAAAAACTTGTTGTTTTTTATTAAAAAAAGTTCTTATAAGAACAATACTAAAGGAGAAATAAAAATGAATGAAAATGTGTTTATTTCATTAGATTTAGGAACATCAAATGTTCTTGCTTATGTGGCAGGTCAAGGGATCGTTTATAATGAACCATCAATTATGGCTTACAACACCAACACAAATACTTTAGTTGCATTAGGAAATGAAGCTTATGAAATGGTTGGAAAAACTCATGAAGGAATTAGAATGGTTGTTCCAATTCGTGATGGGGTTATTTCAGACATGGAAGCTACATCTGATTTACTAAAAAGTATCTTTGCAAGACTTCGTATGACTAATTCTTGAAAAAACTCAGTTGTTTTATTAGCTTGTCCAAGTGGAGTTACTGAACTAGAGCGTGATGCTTTAAAGAAAGTAGCTATGCAAATGGGAGCCGAACTTGTTCTTGTTGAAGAAGAAGTTAAAATGGCAGCTATTGGGGCTGGACTAAACGTTGATTTACCAGTTGGTAACTTAGTGTTAGATATCGGTGGGGGAACTACTGATGCTGCATTAATTGCTTCAGGTGAAGTTGTTGTTTCAAAATCACTTAGAATTGCTGGAACATCATTTGATCAAGAGATTCAAAAATATGTTCGTTCAGAATACAATATCTCAATCGGGGATAAAACTGCTGAAAACCTTAAAAAACAAATCGGATCACTTGTTAAGTACCCTGGTGAACGTGTAATGCAAATTTATGGTCGTGACATTGTGTCAGGATTACCAAAAGAAGCTCGTATTACATCAGAGGAAGTACGTAACGTTTTATTAAATGCATTTAGTAAAATTACTGATTTATTAATTGAGGTGCTAGAATCAACTCCACCAGAATTAGCTGGAGATATCATGAAACTTGGTATCACCATTTGTGGTGGGGGAGCTTTAATTAGAAATGTTGATAAATATTTCTATGACATCTTCCAAATTCCAACTCGTATCGCACCAGATCCATTGAGTTGTGTAATTGAAGGAACTAAGATTTTTCAAAAAACTGTTGAACGTCGTCTTGAAAACGGGATGTACACTAAACAAAAAATGAAAGACTTTTTCTAAAAAAATAATCTTCGGATTATTTTTTTTATTTATAATTTTAGAAAAAATAGTGGTATAACTTGCTAATTTATATTAAAATTATAGTGTCTATTATATTTATTTATAATTAGATTTAGGAGAAAAAATGAAATTAGAAGAAAGACAATTCATTTCCCTTGATTTGGGAACATCAAATGTTTTGGCGTATGTTTCAAAAAAAGGTATCGTTTACAACGAACCTTCAATCATGGCTTATGATAATTTAACTAACACACTCGTTGCGTTAGGAAACGATGCTTATGAAATGGTTGGAAAAACAAACGAAAACACTAGAATGGTAGTTCCAATTAAAGATGGGATTATTGCTGATATGGAAGCAGCAAAAGATTTACTGAAAAATATTTTTAATAAACTTAAAATGATGGATATCTGAAAAGGATCTGTTGTATTACTTGCATGTCCAAGCGGAGTTACTGAACTAGAGCGCGACGCTTTAAAATTAGTAGCAATGGATTTAGGGGCGGAAATGGTAGTAGTTGAAGAAGAAGTTAAATTAGCTGCAATTGGAGCTGGAATTAACATCAACCTACCAAAAGGAAATGTTATAATTGATATTGGTGGAGGAACTACTGACGTGGCTATTTTAGCATCAGGAGAAGTTGTTGCATCAAAATCAATCAAAATTGCTGGAACTTCATTTGATGATGACATTAAAAAATACATTCGTTCAGAATATAATGTTAATATCGGAAGCAAGTCAGCAGAAAACATCAAAATTCAATTAGGTTCACTTGGGAAGTATAATGCAGAGAGATCTATGTCAGTTTATGGACGTGACATTGTTTCTGGATTACCAAAAGAAGCATTAGTAAGCGGGGAAGAAATTAGAAACGTTTTAATTAACTCATTTAGTAAAATTACAGATTTATTTATTGAGCTATTAGAAACAACCCCTCCAGAACTAGCTGGTGATATTATTAAAAACGGAATCATTTTATGTGGTGGGGGAAGCTTAATCAGAAATGTTGAAAAATATTTTACAGATATTTTCTCAATTCCATGTAAAGTTGCAAAAGATCCATTATTAGCTGTAATCAACGGTTCAAAAGAATGTGAAAAAATTATTTACACAAAAATTGAAAACGGATTCTATGGTAAAAATGGCCAAAGACTAAAAGAAATCAACAAATTCATGTAAATAATTTAAAGGTCCTAGACCTTTTTTTTATGCAAAAAAACCACAACTTTAGGCTTGTGGTTTTTTAAATATGAAATATTTTTTGAGCATTAAGTCTTGTTGATGAAACAACGTTATCAACACTAATTTTTTTAAGCTCAGCAATTTTGTTAGCAGTGTGAATAATATGCTTCGGAAAATTAATTTTACCACGATTCGGTTCAGGAGTTAAATATGGAGCATCTGTTTCAATCAAGAGACTAGAAAGCGGGATTCACTTAACAGCTTCTTGTAAGTCTTTCGCGTTGCTAAATGTTACTACTCCCGGTATTGAAATGAAGCTTCCAAACTGAACAAATTTTTTGGCATATTCAAGATTAACAGTAAAGCAATGCACAATTGAAGCTTTAACTTTTAGATCTTTTAAAATCACCAAAGCATCGTCATATGCTTCATATTTACCTGGTTCGTCTCTTAAGTGCATCATCACTGGGAGATTATTGGTCTTAGCGATTTTTATTTGTTCCTTAAACCATTCTATTTGTTCACTTCGGTTTTCTCTTGAGTAAAAATAGTCCAGACCAACTTCTCCAATGGCAACAACCTTATTTGACATTGCTAGGTAATTTATTTCTTCAGCGTCTTTTTTTAAATCAAATTTATGAACATCGTTGGGGTGAATTCCCACAGCAGCATAAACTCCTGGATTTGATTGGGCTTGTTTAATTGCTAATTTTGATGAATTAATATCAAAACCGACGTTACACATTAAATCAACTCCAACCTCTTTTGCTTGTTTGACGATTTCCTCTGTTGTGTAATTTAATTCTTTATATCTAGAATCATTTAAGTGCGTATGACTATCAAAAATTCCTTTTAACATATTTTTTTCCTACTTTCCTAAGCAATATTTCCTGAAGATATTGTCGATTATTTCTTCTTCATAGCTTTCCCCGATAAGATTGTTTAAATCTGTTCAAGCTTCATATAAATCAAGATTGATTATATCGGCAGTAAATCCTAACTTAAAATTATTATAAGCAATTTTTAGCTTATTTTCTATATTTTTCAACAACGAAATTTGATTTATATTCGAAATCACTAGGTCATCTGATTTTAGAATGTCTCCAACATTATATTTAGACTGAATTTTATCTAAAAGTTGTTCGACATCATTATTTAAGGCCGAACAAAATACAGCTTCTGGATATTTTTTGACAATCTGTTTTTTTCTATCTGAAGTTAGGGTTTCGGATTTATTGAAAACTTTAACAACTGTCTTGTTTTCCAATGCAGATAAAAGTTTTTCCTCAATTTGATAATCGAACGAGTTTGAGTCGAAAACATGAATCAACAAATCAGCTTTAGCTAAAATTTGGAAGGTTTTTTCTATACCCGCGCTTTCAATAAAATCTTTAGTATTTCTAATTCCGGCTGTATCTATCAATTCCAAAGTGATATTGTTAAACGATATTTGCCCCTCGACCAGGTCGCGAGTTGTTCCTGGAACATTTGAAACCAGCGCTTTATCCTCATTTAATAAGCAGTTCAGAATAGATGACTTTCCAACGTTAGTTTCCCCAATTATTGCTGTTTTAATACCTGAAACTGATTTGTTAGCTAGATTACTTCTAAAAATTGCTTTGCTTACCATCGTTATAAGAGATTCTAGAGCTAAATTAAGTTCTTGATCGCTGCTACCTTCGATATCATCATATTCGGGATAATCAATTGAGGTCTGGATTCTTGAAATGATATCCATTAATAAATTTTTAATCTTGTCAAAACCCAAATTGTTTTTAGTAGACATATTTCTTAAAGCTAAATCAGAGGCAAACTCGTTTTTAGCTACAATAAGTTCATTAATAGCTTCTGCTTGAATCAGACTTATTTTGTCGTTTAAGAATGCTCGTTGCGAAAACTCTCCAGGTAAAGCCATTCTAGCTCCAGAGTTAATTAGGGTG
This Spiroplasma endosymbiont of Panorpa germanica DNA region includes the following protein-coding sequences:
- a CDS encoding rod shape-determining protein — its product is MNENVFISLDLGTSNVLAYVAGQGIVYNEPSIMAYNTNTNTLVALGNEAYEMVGKTHEGIRMVVPIRDGVISDMEATSDLLKSIFARLRMTNSWKNSVVLLACPSGVTELERDALKKVAMQMGAELVLVEEEVKMAAIGAGLNVDLPVGNLVLDIGGGTTDAALIASGEVVVSKSLRIAGTSFDQEIQKYVRSEYNISIGDKTAENLKKQIGSLVKYPGERVMQIYGRDIVSGLPKEARITSEEVRNVLLNAFSKITDLLIEVLESTPPELAGDIMKLGITICGGGALIRNVDKYFYDIFQIPTRIAPDPLSCVIEGTKIFQKTVERRLENGMYTKQKMKDFF
- a CDS encoding rod shape-determining protein encodes the protein MKLEERQFISLDLGTSNVLAYVSKKGIVYNEPSIMAYDNLTNTLVALGNDAYEMVGKTNENTRMVVPIKDGIIADMEAAKDLLKNIFNKLKMMDIWKGSVVLLACPSGVTELERDALKLVAMDLGAEMVVVEEEVKLAAIGAGININLPKGNVIIDIGGGTTDVAILASGEVVASKSIKIAGTSFDDDIKKYIRSEYNVNIGSKSAENIKIQLGSLGKYNAERSMSVYGRDIVSGLPKEALVSGEEIRNVLINSFSKITDLFIELLETTPPELAGDIIKNGIILCGGGSLIRNVEKYFTDIFSIPCKVAKDPLLAVINGSKECEKIIYTKIENGFYGKNGQRLKEINKFM
- a CDS encoding TatD family hydrolase, with the protein product MLKGIFDSHTHLNDSRYKELNYTTEEIVKQAKEVGVDLMCNVGFDINSSKLAIKQAQSNPGVYAAVGIHPNDVHKFDLKKDAEEINYLAMSNKVVAIGEVGLDYFYSRENRSEQIEWFKEQIKIAKTNNLPVMMHLRDEPGKYEAYDDALVILKDLKVKASIVHCFTVNLEYAKKFVQFGSFISIPGVVTFSNAKDLQEAVKWIPLSSLLIETDAPYLTPEPNRGKINFPKHIIHTANKIAELKKISVDNVVSSTRLNAQKIFHI
- the mnmE gene encoding tRNA uridine-5-carboxymethylaminomethyl(34) synthesis GTPase MnmE, which gives rise to MMILDTIVAPATNIAQQALAIIRISGSDSFSIINKLLKKPVKRVRQVNFRDLYWKGQLLDQVVITCFIAPSSFTGEDVIEINCHGGILVTNKILTTLINSGARMALPGEFSQRAFLNDKISLIQAEAINELIVAKNEFASDLALRNMSTKNNLGFDKIKNLLMDIISRIQTSIDYPEYDDIEGSSDQELNLALESLITMVSKAIFRSNLANKSVSGIKTAIIGETNVGKSSILNCLLNEDKALVSNVPGTTRDLVEGQISFNNITLELIDTAGIRNTKDFIESAGIEKTFQILAKADLLIHVFDSNSFDYQIEEKLLSALENKTVVKVFNKSETLTSDRKKQIVKKYPEAVFCSALNNDVEQLLDKIQSKYNVGDILKSDDLVISNINQISLLKNIENKLKIAYNNFKLGFTADIINLDLYEAWTDLNNLIGESYEEEIIDNIFRKYCLGK